One genomic segment of Nonomuraea coxensis DSM 45129 includes these proteins:
- a CDS encoding DUF7455 domain-containing protein: MTGALAPVKPLTALDRCDRCGAQAYIRATLPIGGELLFCAHHGRQHIAALREKGADILDESARLSKTPMNAPDGER, from the coding sequence GTGACTGGAGCACTCGCCCCCGTTAAGCCGCTGACGGCCCTCGACCGCTGCGACCGTTGCGGCGCCCAGGCCTACATTCGCGCGACCCTGCCGATAGGCGGGGAGCTGCTGTTCTGCGCTCACCACGGGCGTCAGCACATCGCGGCACTGCGTGAGAAGGGCGCCGACATCCTGGACGAGTCGGCTCGACTCAGCAAGACCCCGATGAATGCCCCCGACGGCGAGCGCTGA
- a CDS encoding GNAT family N-acetyltransferase — MDFDRLVHEAWPAYEQREHDGWVLRYAGGVTKRANSVLPLGRPADLVAAIEAAEAFYGDRDLRPAFSMGPGATPGLDEELERRGYELVDPTLVMTAGSLAPWRGERVRIEDQPWADWLDTWWAVDGRYESGLAHAARVCAGVPAWYAAYEENGETLAVGRAVPQGSTLGVYCMATRPEARRRGLARVILRALGHHARTGSAYLVTTAPNEAAQALYRSEGFEVAARYHYRVR, encoded by the coding sequence GTGGATTTCGACCGACTTGTCCATGAAGCGTGGCCGGCGTACGAGCAGCGCGAGCACGACGGGTGGGTGCTGCGGTACGCGGGCGGCGTGACCAAGCGGGCCAACTCGGTGCTGCCCCTCGGCCGTCCGGCGGACCTGGTCGCCGCGATCGAGGCGGCCGAGGCGTTCTACGGCGACCGCGACCTGCGCCCGGCCTTCTCCATGGGGCCCGGCGCCACGCCCGGCCTGGACGAGGAGCTGGAACGCCGGGGATACGAGCTGGTCGATCCCACCCTCGTGATGACCGCCGGGTCCCTCGCTCCCTGGCGGGGCGAGCGGGTCAGGATCGAGGACCAGCCGTGGGCCGACTGGCTGGACACCTGGTGGGCCGTGGACGGCCGGTACGAGAGCGGCCTCGCCCACGCCGCCCGCGTCTGCGCGGGCGTCCCGGCCTGGTACGCCGCCTACGAGGAGAACGGCGAGACGCTGGCCGTCGGCAGGGCCGTCCCCCAGGGGAGCACGCTCGGCGTCTACTGCATGGCGACCCGCCCGGAGGCGCGGCGGCGCGGTCTGGCGCGCGTGATCCTGCGGGCGCTCGGCCACCACGCGCGGACCGGTTCTGCGTACCTGGTGACCACCGCTCCCAACGAGGCCGCCCAGGCGTTGTACCGCAGCGAGGGGTTCGAGGTGGCGGCGCGCTACCACTACCGCGTCCGCTGA
- a CDS encoding DNA gyrase/topoisomerase IV subunit B — MTLVEAGYTARHLSVLEGLEAVRKRPGMYIGSTDSRGLMHCLWEIVDNGVDEALAGYCDRIEVELYADGSIEVRDNGRGIPVDVEPKTGLAGVELVYTKLHAGGKFGGGSYGASGGLHGVGASVVNALSARLDVEVDRDGRVHEISFRRGVTGVFDGDGPTAKFRKKSGLRLGGELPAKVTGTRVRFWADKQIFLPDAEVSLDEIHVRLRQTAFLVPGLTLVVYDSRHEERTEEEFRFEGGISEFAEFLARDEAVCDVLRLQGVGHFHETVPVLDDQGHMTPTEVQRELSVDVAIRWGKGYESTVRSFVNVIATPKGGTHLTGFERGLVRTVNEVLRETRLLKNGDDPVTKDDIQEGLTGVVTVRVPEPQFEGQTKEVLGTSAATRIVSHVVSRELKELFANPPRGYKQPLRAVLEKIVAAAKARIAAREHRDNQRRKSALESSALPAKLVDCRSEGVDRSELFIVEGDSALGTAKLARDSEFQALLPIRGKILNVQKASVSDMLKNAECAAIIQVVGAGSGRSFDIEAARYGKVILMADADVDGAHIRCLLLTLFYRYMRPMVEAGRVFAAVPPLHRIELTNPGRGKDKYIYCYSDAELQKVLRDLERRGKRWKDPVQRYKGLGEMDADQLAETTMDPRHRILRRVRIEDAEAAERIFNLLMGSDVAPRREFLVTSAAEVDRDAIDA; from the coding sequence GTGACGCTAGTGGAGGCGGGTTACACGGCTCGTCACCTGTCGGTGCTTGAGGGCCTTGAAGCGGTCCGCAAGCGCCCGGGCATGTACATCGGGTCCACCGACAGTCGCGGGCTGATGCACTGCCTCTGGGAGATCGTGGACAACGGCGTCGACGAGGCGCTGGCGGGCTACTGCGACCGCATCGAGGTCGAGCTCTACGCCGACGGCTCGATAGAGGTCCGCGACAACGGCCGCGGCATCCCCGTGGACGTCGAGCCCAAGACCGGCCTGGCCGGCGTCGAGCTCGTCTACACCAAGCTGCACGCGGGCGGCAAGTTCGGCGGCGGCTCCTACGGCGCCTCCGGCGGCCTGCACGGCGTCGGCGCCTCGGTGGTCAACGCCCTGTCGGCGCGGCTCGACGTCGAGGTCGACCGCGACGGGCGGGTCCACGAGATCAGCTTCAGGCGCGGCGTCACCGGCGTCTTCGACGGCGACGGGCCCACGGCGAAGTTCAGGAAGAAGTCCGGCCTGCGCCTCGGCGGCGAGCTCCCCGCCAAGGTCACCGGCACCCGCGTGCGCTTCTGGGCCGACAAGCAGATCTTCCTGCCCGACGCCGAGGTCTCGCTCGACGAGATCCACGTGCGGCTGCGGCAGACCGCGTTCCTGGTGCCCGGCCTCACCCTGGTGGTCTACGACAGCAGGCACGAGGAGCGCACCGAGGAGGAGTTCCGCTTCGAGGGCGGCATCTCCGAGTTCGCCGAGTTCCTGGCCCGCGACGAGGCGGTCTGCGACGTGCTGCGGCTGCAGGGCGTCGGCCACTTCCACGAGACCGTGCCGGTCCTCGACGACCAGGGCCACATGACGCCCACCGAGGTCCAGCGCGAGCTGAGCGTCGACGTGGCGATCCGCTGGGGCAAGGGCTACGAGTCCACCGTGCGCTCGTTCGTCAACGTGATCGCCACCCCCAAGGGCGGCACCCACCTCACCGGCTTCGAGCGCGGCCTCGTCCGCACCGTCAACGAGGTGCTGCGCGAGACCCGGCTGCTCAAGAACGGCGACGACCCCGTCACCAAGGACGACATCCAGGAGGGCCTGACCGGCGTCGTCACGGTCCGGGTGCCCGAGCCGCAGTTCGAGGGCCAGACCAAGGAGGTGCTCGGCACCTCGGCGGCCACGCGCATCGTCTCCCATGTGGTCTCGCGCGAGCTCAAGGAGCTGTTCGCCAACCCGCCGCGCGGCTACAAGCAGCCGCTGCGGGCCGTGCTTGAGAAGATCGTCGCCGCCGCCAAGGCGCGCATCGCCGCCCGTGAGCACCGCGACAACCAGCGCCGCAAGAGCGCGCTGGAGAGCTCGGCGCTGCCGGCCAAGCTGGTCGACTGCCGCAGCGAGGGCGTCGACCGCAGCGAGCTGTTCATCGTCGAGGGAGACTCCGCGCTCGGCACCGCCAAGCTGGCCCGCGACTCGGAGTTCCAGGCGCTGCTGCCGATCCGCGGCAAGATCCTCAACGTGCAGAAGGCGTCGGTGAGCGACATGCTCAAGAACGCCGAGTGCGCCGCCATCATCCAGGTCGTCGGCGCGGGCTCGGGCCGTTCCTTCGACATCGAGGCCGCCCGCTACGGCAAGGTCATCCTCATGGCCGACGCCGACGTCGACGGCGCCCACATCCGCTGCCTGCTGCTCACCCTCTTCTACCGCTACATGCGGCCGATGGTGGAGGCCGGACGGGTCTTCGCCGCGGTGCCGCCGCTGCACCGCATCGAGCTCACCAACCCGGGGCGCGGCAAGGACAAGTACATCTACTGCTACTCCGACGCCGAGCTGCAGAAGGTGCTGCGCGACCTGGAGCGGCGCGGCAAGCGCTGGAAGGACCCGGTGCAGCGCTACAAGGGCCTCGGTGAGATGGACGCCGACCAGCTCGCCGAGACCACGATGGACCCGCGCCACCGCATCCTGCGCCGGGTGCGCATCGAGGACGCCGAGGCGGCCGAGCGCATCTTCAACCTCCTGATGGGCAGCGACGTCGCGCCGCGGCGCGAGTTCCTCGTCACCAGCGCGGCCGAGGTCGACCGCGACGCCATCGACGCCTGA
- a CDS encoding glycoside hydrolase family 3 N-terminal domain-containing protein: MLVPLLAAPAAPARAAADLPVLADFESDAVPSGVYAWGNDAASTPTLTIEPGAARPGAPAANRVLRSGYAISQWGGWSQDLTATQDWSPYEGFSFWVNGEGSGRRIFFEIKDGGSGPGAAELFESSFTDDAAGWRQVKVPFADFTRRADYQPGGAPTDGELDLLAMWGYGMRLPTAAGSLEWDQVELYGTAPPRPARLSTDRPVYPVGERSEAKVSVTVTTATGAPLADGLAVTYRTGSGTATPGADYTPAEGTLTFPAGTASGSSRSFTVTILRDGADEVAETIPVELSGAGVRPPAEAPVIVIDAHGLPYLDARRPVRERVADLLGRMTLEEKAGQMTQAERMALARQSDIAAYHLGSLLSGGGSTPTPNTPRAWADMVDAFQLQTRRTRLQVPLIYGVDAVHGHNNVAGATIFPHNVGLGAARDPGLVEKAGEVTAREVRATGVPWNFAPCLCVSRDDRWGRAYESFSEDPALVSRMATVIDGLQDNGVLATAKHYVGDGGTAYGSSTTGDYTIDQGVTRVSRQELEDVHLAPFAVAVRRGVATVMPSFSSVDLGAGPVKMHAHRELLTGVLKGRLGFKGFVVTDWQAIDQIPGDYASDVRTSVTAGVDMVMVPYAYPEFTGTLRAEVEAGRVPMARVDDAVARILTQKFRLGLFERPYADRTHLGDVGSAAHRAVARTAAAKSQVLLKNDGRLLPLSRTSKVYVAGSNADDVGNQSGGWTISWQGSSGPITPGTTILEAIRDRAASVTYSPDASAGLAGHDVGVVVVGETPYAEGFGDVGRQGRTLELSAADRAAVDRVCGAMKCVVLVVSGRPMLLGDLSGVEAVVAAWLPGTEGAGVADPLFGAVPYTGRLPFTWFRTAEQIPINVGDAAYDPLFPYGWGLRTDPARDRLKAARDRLATGDGPARAAAAALTPALAGRNWTAGGSVRDARAVLAAVGTAATLLERSRTAAFAQSDAVVSVARDLAQDADRRADLQAAADHELAAGHLRKAVDLLARAAR; the protein is encoded by the coding sequence TTGCTGGTCCCGCTTCTCGCCGCGCCGGCCGCCCCCGCGCGGGCCGCCGCCGACCTGCCGGTCCTCGCCGACTTCGAGTCCGACGCCGTCCCCTCCGGCGTGTACGCCTGGGGCAACGACGCCGCCTCCACCCCCACGCTCACGATCGAGCCCGGCGCGGCCCGCCCCGGCGCCCCGGCCGCGAACCGGGTGCTGAGGAGCGGCTACGCCATCAGCCAGTGGGGCGGCTGGTCGCAGGACCTGACGGCCACCCAGGACTGGTCCCCGTACGAGGGCTTCTCCTTCTGGGTGAACGGCGAGGGCTCCGGCCGGCGGATCTTCTTCGAGATCAAGGACGGCGGCTCCGGCCCCGGCGCGGCCGAGCTGTTCGAGTCGTCGTTCACCGACGACGCCGCCGGCTGGCGGCAGGTCAAGGTGCCGTTCGCGGACTTCACCCGCCGCGCCGACTACCAGCCGGGCGGCGCACCCACGGACGGCGAGCTGGACCTCCTCGCCATGTGGGGCTACGGGATGCGCCTGCCCACCGCCGCCGGCTCCCTGGAGTGGGACCAGGTCGAGCTGTACGGCACCGCTCCCCCGCGGCCCGCCCGGCTGAGCACCGACCGGCCGGTCTACCCCGTCGGCGAGCGGTCCGAGGCGAAGGTGAGCGTCACGGTCACCACCGCCACCGGCGCGCCGCTCGCGGACGGGCTCGCCGTCACGTACCGGACCGGCTCCGGCACCGCCACCCCCGGCGCGGACTACACGCCCGCCGAGGGCACCCTGACCTTCCCCGCCGGCACGGCGTCCGGCTCGTCCCGTTCGTTCACCGTCACGATCCTCAGGGACGGCGCCGACGAGGTGGCCGAGACCATCCCGGTCGAGCTGTCCGGCGCCGGCGTCCGGCCGCCCGCCGAGGCCCCGGTCATCGTGATCGACGCGCACGGGCTGCCGTACCTGGACGCGCGCAGGCCCGTACGCGAGCGCGTCGCCGACCTGCTCGGCCGGATGACGCTGGAGGAGAAGGCCGGCCAGATGACGCAGGCCGAGCGCATGGCGCTGGCCAGGCAGAGCGACATCGCCGCCTACCACCTCGGCTCGCTGCTGTCCGGCGGCGGGTCCACGCCCACGCCCAACACGCCGCGCGCCTGGGCCGACATGGTGGACGCCTTCCAGCTCCAGACGCGCCGTACCCGGCTGCAGGTGCCGCTGATCTACGGCGTGGACGCCGTCCACGGCCACAACAACGTGGCCGGCGCGACGATCTTCCCGCACAACGTCGGCCTGGGCGCCGCCCGCGACCCCGGCCTGGTGGAGAAGGCGGGCGAGGTCACCGCCCGCGAGGTCAGGGCCACCGGCGTCCCGTGGAACTTCGCGCCGTGCCTGTGCGTGTCGCGCGACGACCGCTGGGGCCGCGCGTACGAGTCGTTCAGCGAGGACCCCGCCCTGGTCTCCCGCATGGCCACGGTCATCGACGGCCTCCAGGACAACGGCGTGCTGGCCACCGCCAAGCACTACGTGGGTGACGGCGGCACCGCCTACGGCTCCTCCACGACCGGCGACTACACGATCGACCAGGGCGTCACCAGGGTCAGCCGGCAGGAGCTGGAGGACGTCCACCTGGCGCCGTTCGCCGTGGCGGTCCGGCGTGGGGTCGCCACCGTCATGCCGTCGTTCTCCAGCGTGGACCTGGGCGCCGGGCCGGTGAAGATGCACGCGCACCGGGAGCTGCTCACCGGCGTGCTCAAGGGCCGGCTCGGCTTCAAGGGCTTCGTGGTGACGGACTGGCAGGCGATCGACCAGATCCCCGGCGACTACGCGAGCGACGTGCGCACCTCGGTGACCGCCGGCGTCGACATGGTCATGGTGCCGTACGCCTACCCGGAGTTCACCGGCACGCTCAGGGCCGAGGTCGAGGCCGGCCGGGTGCCCATGGCGCGGGTGGACGACGCCGTGGCCCGCATCCTGACCCAGAAGTTCCGCCTGGGCCTGTTCGAGCGTCCGTACGCCGACCGCACCCACCTCGGCGACGTCGGCTCCGCGGCGCACCGCGCGGTGGCCCGCACCGCCGCCGCGAAGTCCCAGGTGCTGCTCAAGAACGACGGCCGCCTGCTGCCGCTCAGCCGCACGTCCAAGGTGTACGTGGCCGGCTCGAACGCCGACGACGTCGGCAACCAGAGCGGCGGCTGGACGATCAGCTGGCAGGGCTCGTCCGGGCCGATCACGCCCGGCACGACGATCCTGGAGGCGATCCGCGACCGCGCCGCCTCCGTGACCTACTCGCCCGACGCCTCGGCCGGCCTGGCCGGGCACGACGTGGGCGTGGTGGTCGTGGGCGAGACCCCGTACGCGGAGGGCTTCGGCGACGTCGGCCGCCAGGGCCGCACGCTGGAGCTGTCGGCCGCCGACCGGGCCGCGGTGGACCGGGTGTGCGGGGCCATGAAGTGCGTCGTGCTCGTCGTCTCCGGCCGGCCGATGCTGCTGGGCGACCTGTCGGGCGTGGAGGCCGTGGTGGCGGCCTGGCTGCCGGGCACCGAGGGCGCCGGCGTGGCCGATCCGCTGTTCGGGGCGGTGCCGTACACCGGGCGGCTGCCGTTCACCTGGTTCCGCACGGCGGAGCAGATCCCGATCAACGTGGGCGACGCCGCCTACGACCCGCTGTTCCCATACGGGTGGGGACTGCGGACCGATCCGGCCCGCGACCGGCTCAAGGCGGCGCGCGACCGGCTCGCCACCGGCGACGGCCCGGCCAGGGCCGCGGCGGCGGCGCTGACGCCCGCCCTGGCGGGCCGGAACTGGACGGCCGGCGGGTCGGTCCGTGACGCCCGCGCGGTCCTCGCCGCCGTGGGCACGGCGGCCACGCTGCTCGAACGCTCCCGCACCGCCGCCTTCGCCCAGTCCGACGCCGTCGTCTCGGTGGCCAGGGACCTGGCGCAGGACGCGGACCGGCGGGCCGACCTCCAGGCGGCGGCGGACCACGAGCTGGCCGCCGGCCACCTGAGGAAGGCGGTGGACCTGCTGGCGCGGGCCGCCCGCTGA
- a CDS encoding alpha-amylase family glycosyl hydrolase: MTSWKEHAIWWHVYPLGFTGAEPVALPPGAPVRHRLRALEGWLDYAVELGCSGLQLGPIFASETHGYDTIDHFRIDPRLGDDADFDRLVAAAGARGLRIVLDGVFNHVGRGHPLFGDPAHAHWFVPEGEGHRTFEGHHGLVTLDHEHPDVLDHVVRVLDHWLGRGASGWRLDAAYAMPAAFWRRALARVRPRDAEAWFGGEVIHGDYAAYVAESGLDSVTQYELWKALWSSLNDGNFFELAWALKRHDELLETFTPLTFAGNHDVTRLASRLDDGRHVGHALAVLFTVAGLPSVYYGDEQGFRGVKEDRPGGDDAVRPAFPGRPEELDPAGWPVYRLHQRLIGLRRRHPWLARARTNLLHLTNTAVALEAAGPGRVLTLLNVGGEPCRFPLEAAGLAVAESSDGPATGGDPCLVPAHGWKILTLS; encoded by the coding sequence GTGACGTCGTGGAAAGAGCATGCGATCTGGTGGCACGTCTACCCCCTGGGCTTCACCGGCGCCGAGCCCGTGGCCCTGCCGCCCGGCGCGCCCGTACGCCACCGCCTGCGCGCTCTGGAGGGCTGGCTGGACTACGCCGTCGAGCTGGGCTGCTCGGGCCTGCAGCTCGGCCCGATCTTCGCCTCGGAGACCCACGGCTACGACACGATCGACCACTTCCGCATCGACCCCCGCCTCGGCGACGACGCCGACTTCGACCGCCTGGTGGCCGCCGCCGGCGCCCGCGGGCTGCGGATCGTCCTCGACGGCGTGTTCAACCACGTGGGCCGCGGCCATCCGCTGTTCGGCGATCCGGCCCACGCCCACTGGTTCGTCCCCGAAGGGGAGGGGCACCGCACGTTCGAGGGTCACCACGGGCTGGTGACGCTCGACCACGAGCATCCCGACGTGCTCGACCACGTCGTCCGCGTCCTCGACCACTGGCTGGGGCGCGGCGCGTCCGGCTGGCGGCTGGACGCCGCGTACGCGATGCCGGCCGCGTTCTGGCGGCGGGCGCTCGCGCGGGTGCGCCCGCGCGATGCCGAGGCGTGGTTCGGCGGCGAGGTGATCCACGGCGACTACGCCGCCTACGTGGCGGAGAGCGGCCTCGACTCGGTCACCCAGTACGAGCTGTGGAAGGCGCTCTGGAGCTCGCTCAACGACGGCAACTTCTTCGAGCTGGCCTGGGCGCTGAAGCGGCATGACGAGCTGCTGGAGACGTTCACGCCGCTGACGTTCGCCGGCAACCACGACGTGACGCGGCTCGCCAGCCGCCTCGACGACGGGCGTCACGTCGGTCACGCGCTGGCCGTGCTGTTCACGGTGGCCGGGCTGCCGAGCGTCTACTACGGCGACGAGCAGGGCTTTCGCGGGGTCAAGGAGGACCGGCCCGGCGGCGACGACGCGGTCAGGCCCGCCTTCCCAGGGCGGCCCGAGGAACTGGACCCGGCGGGGTGGCCGGTCTACCGGCTGCACCAGCGGCTCATCGGGCTGCGCCGCCGTCATCCGTGGCTGGCGCGGGCGCGTACGAACCTGCTCCATCTCACCAACACCGCCGTCGCGCTGGAGGCGGCGGGCCCCGGCCGCGTCCTGACCCTGCTCAACGTGGGCGGCGAGCCCTGCCGGTTCCCGCTGGAGGCGGCGGGCCTCGCCGTCGCGGAGTCCTCGGACGGGCCCGCGACCGGCGGCGACCCGTGTCTCGTCCCCGCGCACGGGTGGAAAATCCTCACTCTGTCCTGA
- a CDS encoding VOC family protein yields the protein MSGIAQFRTVVLDTPDPKGLAAFYSQLLGWPITSVEDDWVVISDGGAPKRMAFQLAPDLRPSTWPDPERPQQIHLDLLVDDLDEAEKRVLEIGAVKHEHQPDEEDDDFRVFLDPAGHPFCLCVS from the coding sequence ATGAGCGGCATCGCGCAGTTCCGCACCGTCGTGCTCGACACGCCCGACCCCAAGGGCCTGGCCGCGTTCTACTCCCAGTTGCTGGGCTGGCCGATCACGTCCGTCGAGGACGACTGGGTGGTGATCAGCGACGGCGGCGCGCCCAAGCGCATGGCCTTCCAGCTCGCCCCCGACCTGCGGCCCAGCACCTGGCCGGACCCCGAACGGCCCCAGCAGATCCACCTGGACCTCCTGGTGGACGACCTTGACGAGGCCGAGAAGCGGGTGCTGGAGATCGGCGCGGTCAAGCACGAGCACCAGCCGGACGAGGAGGACGACGACTTCCGCGTCTTCCTCGACCCGGCCGGGCACCCGTTCTGTCTCTGCGTGAGCTGA
- a CDS encoding beta-class carbonic anhydrase — translation MSAFDDLYAANAEFAKEFGSSDLTGRAARGLGVVTCMDSRIDPLGLLGLRPGDAKILRNAGARVTDDVLRTLVVGVYVLGVERVLVMPHTDCGMTKVTDADIHDLTAQSGVDTRSLDFHTVPDQWAALRHDLTRIRTSPFLPPGMPVTGAVYDVRTGRLSPVEY, via the coding sequence ATGAGTGCGTTCGACGACCTGTATGCCGCCAACGCTGAGTTCGCCAAGGAGTTCGGAAGCTCCGATCTCACCGGCCGCGCCGCCCGTGGTCTGGGCGTGGTGACCTGTATGGACTCCCGCATCGACCCCCTCGGGCTGCTCGGGCTCCGGCCAGGCGATGCCAAGATCCTCCGCAACGCCGGCGCCCGCGTCACCGACGACGTGCTGCGCACCCTCGTGGTGGGCGTCTACGTGCTCGGCGTCGAGCGCGTGCTGGTCATGCCCCACACCGACTGCGGGATGACCAAGGTCACCGACGCCGACATCCACGACCTCACCGCCCAGAGCGGCGTCGACACCCGCAGCCTCGACTTCCACACGGTGCCCGACCAGTGGGCGGCGCTGCGGCACGACCTGACCCGCATCAGGACCAGCCCGTTCCTGCCGCCCGGCATGCCGGTGACCGGCGCCGTCTACGACGTCCGCACCGGCCGGCTCTCCCCGGTCGAATACTGA
- a CDS encoding DNA gyrase/topoisomerase IV subunit A, with protein sequence MFDMARRTTAPPPEDFEERIVDIDVSSEMRTSFLEYAYSVIYQRALPDARDGLKPVQRRILYSMAEMGLRPDRGHVKSSRVVGDVMGKLHPHGDSAIYDALVRLAQPFSMRLPLVDGHGNFGSPDDLPAAMRYTEARLAPAAMLMVESIDEDTVDFKPNYDGQETEPVVMPSAFPNLLVNGTSGIAVGMATNMAPHNLVEIVAAARHLIKKPDATLDDLMEFVPGPDLPTGGTIIGLQGVRDAYESGRGTFRMRAKCTIEQITPRRKGIIVTELPYNVGPERVVTKIKELVTSKKLQGIADLKDLTDRHKGLRLVIEIKNGFIPEAVLEELYRLTPMEESFGINNVALVDGEPRTLGLRELLQVYVDHRVEVVRRRSEFRRRKREERLHLVDGLIVALLNIDEVIQVIRSSDDSAQARTRLMDVFDLTEIQAAYILDTPLRRLTRYDKLELDAEKETLTGEIAKLTEILSSEAKLRQVVSGELADVAKKYGTPRRTVLLDAAGVSRTAVVELQVADDPCLALLSSTGLLARTADATPLPGEGERSAHDVLVSAVRTSVRGEVGVVTSLGRLIRVQVVDLPTLPATGAPPSLSGGHPVSEYVSLQPDERVVGLGSLDPDGPGLALGTQQGVVKRVVPDYPANRDDFEVITLKDGDTVVGAVELESESHDLVFISSDAQLLRYPASLVRPQGRPAGGMAGIRLDGGSRVIWFGAVDPERPAVVVTVAGSSTALPGTQVGGGKMSDYAEFPAKGRATGGVRAQRFLKGEDELLLAWAGPAPAKAVSSVGKPVPLPDELGRRDGSGIRLTHTIGAVGGALAAGPGPGRPASDARPAEEEDE encoded by the coding sequence ATGTTCGACATGGCCCGACGCACGACAGCACCCCCGCCAGAGGACTTCGAGGAGCGCATCGTCGACATCGACGTCTCCTCCGAGATGCGCACGAGCTTTCTGGAGTACGCCTACTCGGTGATCTACCAGCGGGCGTTGCCCGACGCGCGTGACGGCCTCAAACCCGTGCAGCGGCGCATCCTCTACTCGATGGCCGAGATGGGCCTGCGCCCCGACCGCGGTCACGTCAAGTCCTCGCGCGTCGTCGGCGACGTCATGGGCAAGCTGCACCCCCACGGCGACTCGGCGATCTACGACGCCCTCGTCCGCCTGGCGCAGCCCTTCTCCATGCGCCTGCCGCTCGTCGACGGCCACGGCAACTTCGGCTCGCCCGACGACCTGCCGGCCGCCATGCGTTACACCGAGGCCAGGCTGGCCCCGGCGGCGATGCTCATGGTCGAGTCCATCGACGAGGACACCGTCGACTTCAAGCCCAACTACGACGGCCAGGAGACCGAGCCGGTCGTCATGCCGTCGGCCTTCCCCAACCTCCTGGTCAACGGCACCAGCGGCATCGCGGTCGGCATGGCCACCAACATGGCGCCGCACAACCTCGTCGAGATCGTCGCCGCCGCCCGCCACCTGATCAAGAAGCCGGACGCCACGCTCGACGACCTGATGGAGTTCGTGCCCGGCCCCGACCTGCCGACCGGCGGCACGATCATCGGGCTCCAGGGCGTGCGCGACGCCTACGAGAGCGGGCGCGGCACCTTCCGCATGCGGGCCAAGTGCACGATCGAGCAGATCACGCCGCGGCGCAAGGGCATCATCGTCACCGAGCTGCCCTACAACGTGGGCCCCGAGCGCGTCGTCACCAAGATCAAGGAGCTGGTGACCAGCAAGAAGCTCCAGGGCATCGCCGACCTCAAGGACCTCACCGACCGGCACAAGGGCCTGCGCCTGGTCATAGAGATCAAGAACGGCTTCATCCCCGAGGCCGTCCTGGAGGAGCTCTACCGGCTGACGCCGATGGAGGAGTCGTTCGGCATCAACAACGTCGCGCTCGTCGACGGCGAGCCGCGCACGCTGGGCCTGCGCGAGCTGCTGCAGGTCTACGTCGACCACCGCGTCGAGGTCGTACGCCGCCGCTCGGAGTTCCGGCGCCGCAAGCGCGAGGAGCGCCTGCACCTGGTCGACGGCCTCATCGTCGCGCTGCTCAACATCGACGAGGTCATCCAGGTCATCCGTTCCTCCGACGACTCCGCGCAGGCGCGCACCCGCCTCATGGACGTCTTCGACCTCACCGAGATCCAGGCCGCCTACATCCTCGACACGCCGCTGCGCCGCCTGACCCGCTACGACAAGCTGGAGCTCGACGCCGAGAAGGAGACGCTGACCGGCGAGATCGCCAAGCTGACCGAGATCCTGTCCTCGGAGGCCAAGCTGCGCCAGGTCGTCTCCGGCGAGCTGGCCGACGTCGCCAAGAAATACGGCACGCCGCGCCGCACCGTCCTGCTGGACGCCGCGGGCGTCAGCCGCACCGCGGTGGTCGAGCTGCAGGTCGCCGACGACCCGTGCCTGGCGCTGCTGTCGTCCACCGGCCTGCTGGCCCGCACCGCCGACGCCACGCCGCTGCCCGGCGAGGGCGAGCGGTCCGCGCACGACGTGCTGGTCTCGGCGGTGCGCACCTCCGTACGCGGGGAGGTCGGCGTGGTCACCTCGCTCGGCCGGCTGATCCGGGTGCAGGTCGTGGACCTGCCGACGCTGCCGGCCACGGGCGCCCCGCCGTCGCTGTCCGGCGGCCACCCGGTCTCCGAGTACGTCTCGCTGCAGCCCGACGAGCGGGTCGTCGGGCTCGGCTCGCTCGATCCCGACGGGCCAGGGCTGGCGCTCGGCACCCAGCAGGGCGTGGTCAAACGGGTGGTTCCCGACTATCCGGCCAACCGCGACGACTTCGAGGTGATCACCCTCAAGGACGGCGACACCGTGGTGGGCGCGGTCGAGCTGGAGTCGGAGTCGCACGACCTCGTGTTCATCTCCTCCGACGCGCAACTGCTGCGCTACCCGGCCTCGCTCGTACGCCCGCAGGGCCGCCCGGCCGGCGGCATGGCGGGCATCCGCCTGGACGGCGGCTCCCGGGTGATCTGGTTCGGAGCGGTCGATCCCGAACGGCCCGCCGTGGTGGTCACCGTGGCCGGCTCGTCCACGGCGCTGCCGGGCACGCAGGTCGGCGGCGGCAAGATGTCCGACTACGCGGAGTTCCCCGCCAAGGGGCGGGCCACGGGCGGCGTGCGGGCGCAGCGTTTCCTCAAGGGCGAGGACGAGCTGCTGCTGGCCTGGGCCGGGCCCGCACCGGCCAAGGCGGTCTCGTCCGTGGGCAAGCCGGTGCCGCTGCCGGACGAGCTGGGGCGGCGCGACGGCTCCGGCATCCGCCTCACCCACACCATCGGCGCCGTCGGCGGCGCCCTCGCCGCCGGCCCCGGCCCCGGCCGCCCGGCCTCGGACGCGAGGCCGGCGGAGGAGGAGGACGAGTAG